The following coding sequences are from one Rutidosis leptorrhynchoides isolate AG116_Rl617_1_P2 chromosome 11, CSIRO_AGI_Rlap_v1, whole genome shotgun sequence window:
- the LOC139875156 gene encoding uncharacterized protein, translating to MGRRHCFLQLGLDLEPKWRAETELSNATSLLNNFAAPSFDSDRWIWKFGTFTTSAFMSHLIELDASTSSNNDPTIINSLIPQKIGIFIWRAKQNKLPLRTELDKRGIDLHSTRCPVCDDDQETLHHLLLSCKHSIEIWNRILQWWKLNNLRIANLKELSKCSNPSLKSHSGLALWQAVVWTTCYFIWKNRNDFVFGNAKLSCPKIVSDIQSKTFEWIKYPWKKRQLGMATMDHQPFIFRL from the coding sequence ATGGGCCGAAGACACTGTTTCCTTCAATTGGGCTTGGATCTCGAACCTAAATGGAGAGCCGAAACTGAACTCTCGAATGCAACATCACTGTTAAATAATTTTGCTGCCCCCTCTTTCGACTCTGACAGATGGATTTGGAAATTTGGAACGTTCACTACTAGCGCTTTCATGTCACATCTAATCGAACTTGATGCTTCCACCTCCTCTAACAATGACCCGACAATTATCAATTCATTGATCCCCCAAAAGATTGGGATCTTTATATGGCGTGCTAAACAAAATAAACTCCCTCTCCGAACCGAACTAGACAAAAGAGGCATCGATCTCCACTCAACGAGATGCCCGGTATGTGACGATGACCAAGAAACACTCCACCACTTACTTTTGTCGTGTAAACACTCCATCGAAATATGGAATAGAATTCTCCAATGGTGGAAACTAAACAACCTACGCATCGCTAATCTCAAAGAGCTTTCAAAATGCTCGAACCCGTCTTTAAAGTCGCACTCTGGCTTGGCATTATGGCAAGCAGTGGTGTGGACCACGTGCTATTTCATTTGGAAAAACCGAAATGACTTTGTGTTCGGTAACGCTAAACTAAGTTGTCCTAAGATCGTATCAGACATTCAATCAAAAACCTTTGAGTGGATTAAATATCCTTGGAAAAAAAGGCAACTTGGAATGGCTACAATGGATCACCAACCCTTTATATTTCGACTTTAA